A portion of the Haliaeetus albicilla chromosome 5, bHalAlb1.1, whole genome shotgun sequence genome contains these proteins:
- the GARIN2 gene encoding Golgi-associated RAB2 interactor protein 2, which produces MNNKFDFKSISSSQASIMGDLQRLLNQGEYAPFTSAPIFESKFVQVNRRGEPISVHNRASCVTIGICAADPTSPMPNAMLVAREVPVSPQESTTNFWKLSEQPSHMEQLALTRFFPLKFVELSVHSTDKHHLMLKLVNGRSYYLELCAPPDQQQHLFHLWLQLISLLKPPENTSNTEVSVKCKDFGTCHKTAPSPNNPSEKVSL; this is translated from the exons ATGAATAAcaagtttgattttaaaagcatcAGTTCAAGTCAGGCATCCATTATGGGTGACCTTCAGAGACTTCTTAACCAAGGAGAATATGCTCCTTTTACCTCTGCTCCCATCTTCGAGAGCAAGTTTGTCCAG gttAATCGAAGAGGGGAACCGATTTCTGTCCATAACCGAGCCAGCTGCGTGACCATCGGCATCTGTGCTGCCGATCCCACTTCACCAATGCCCAATGCGATGCTGGTAGCACGTGAGGTGCCTGTGTCCCCACAGGAAAGTACGACAAACTTCTGGAAACTCTCAGAGCAGCCATCCCACATGGAACAGCTAGCACTTACCAG gttCTTCCCCTTGAAGTTTGTGGAACTCTCTGTCCACAGCACAGATAAGCATCACCTCATGTTAAAATTAGTAAATGGCCGTTCCTATTATCTAGAGCTCTGTGCCCCACCAGACCAGCAACAACACCTATTCCACCTGTGGCTGCAGCTCATCTCTCTCCTGAAACCCCCAGAAAATACCAGCAATACTGAAGTCAGTGTAAAATGCAAGGATTTTGGCACATGTCACAAGACAGCTCCCAGCCCAAACAACCCATCAGAAAAAGTGAGTCTTTAG